Proteins encoded within one genomic window of Tidjanibacter massiliensis:
- a CDS encoding BACON domain-containing protein — protein sequence MKRRHVVKTVGLVAALLSAALFGGCDPDSKEGGLRVSENYVWFNPGETHTESVSVSGAAEWSAVADQESEGWLTVTADEANIYMTPCENFGSMVRKALITVTAGDGSTQTVTVEQGASEAEYDMQFDEGYSCYFGDLAAVGTGLHSLVFKMGDAEFIDAANGYAVEEGIQMIVGMAASYAKTGSDVRIAPGEYPVNDYMDYTAENTLFPGANAQGSMVQYYSAGVLTDIKYVVGGSMKVSYAGMGCTFVFDFELSDGTVFTARCEGDFAVYHLVTNTTLAEDIEAAGLAVGGLSFVGEEYMAGLNYWSMVLLADGLDVGDAGFTGSGDILMLEFLTPLSVTEGIPSGTYPVSFEDRESVAMAGFVYRNLFMGCFYMGIENGAIGNVAAVVSGTVTVERDGETYAVALDGADMAGNRITAAFRGAVEVSDERDTGFLESAVLRGRASAAEAVRASAYGRMAGYCMPADR from the coding sequence ATGAAGAGACGTCATGTCGTGAAGACGGTCGGACTGGTGGCGGCGCTGCTGTCGGCTGCGCTGTTCGGGGGGTGCGACCCCGACAGCAAAGAAGGGGGCCTGCGGGTTTCCGAAAATTATGTCTGGTTCAATCCCGGCGAAACGCATACTGAATCGGTATCCGTTTCCGGTGCGGCCGAATGGAGTGCCGTGGCTGACCAGGAGTCCGAAGGGTGGCTGACGGTGACCGCCGACGAGGCTAATATCTATATGACGCCGTGCGAGAATTTCGGGAGCATGGTGCGCAAGGCGCTGATAACCGTTACGGCCGGGGACGGCAGTACGCAGACCGTAACCGTGGAACAGGGTGCCTCCGAGGCCGAGTACGATATGCAGTTCGATGAGGGGTATTCCTGTTATTTCGGCGACCTCGCCGCTGTCGGTACGGGATTGCACTCCCTGGTGTTCAAAATGGGCGATGCCGAATTCATCGACGCAGCCAACGGTTACGCTGTGGAAGAGGGGATACAGATGATAGTGGGAATGGCCGCCTCCTATGCGAAGACGGGTTCGGACGTACGCATAGCTCCCGGCGAATATCCGGTGAACGACTACATGGATTATACGGCCGAGAATACGCTGTTCCCCGGAGCCAATGCTCAGGGGTCGATGGTGCAGTATTACAGCGCAGGAGTGCTGACCGACATCAAGTATGTGGTCGGAGGCAGCATGAAGGTATCCTATGCGGGGATGGGCTGTACGTTTGTCTTCGATTTCGAGCTCAGCGACGGTACGGTGTTCACCGCACGGTGTGAGGGGGATTTTGCCGTGTATCACCTCGTGACGAATACTACGCTTGCAGAGGATATAGAAGCGGCCGGCCTCGCCGTAGGCGGCCTCTCCTTCGTGGGAGAGGAGTATATGGCGGGGCTGAACTATTGGAGCATGGTGCTGTTGGCTGACGGACTCGATGTTGGCGATGCGGGCTTCACCGGTTCGGGGGATATCCTGATGCTGGAGTTTCTGACGCCTCTTTCGGTGACGGAGGGGATACCGTCGGGCACCTATCCCGTTTCGTTCGAGGACAGGGAATCGGTAGCCATGGCGGGATTTGTCTACCGGAATCTTTTCATGGGTTGCTTCTACATGGGGATAGAGAACGGAGCCATTGGGAATGTCGCGGCGGTTGTGTCGGGAACGGTGACGGTCGAGCGGGACGGCGAAACGTATGCCGTTGCGCTGGACGGTGCCGATATGGCCGGTAACCGGATTACGGCTGCCTTTCGCGGGGCGGTGGAGGTCTCCGATGAGCGCGACACCGGGTTCCTCGAATCGGCTGTCTTGCGCGGCAGGGCTTCTGCCGCAGAGGCGGTACGTGCTTCCGCATACGGCCGGATGGCCGGGTACTGCATGCCTGCGGACCGGTAG
- a CDS encoding flavodoxin family protein, whose amino-acid sequence MKILVITGSPHRRGTSMLLADEFSAGAEAAGHKVIRFDAASSRIEPCRACDYCRSHDTECIQKDDMVYLRDDLLEADAIAFVTPLYYFGMSAQLKRVIDRFYALNDALRTPKRALLLATCGDTETWVADALQAHYEALCRYLRWQDCGRIIAIGAYTRSDIETSDYPVRARRLGESLA is encoded by the coding sequence ATGAAGATACTCGTCATTACAGGCAGTCCGCACCGCAGGGGTACCTCGATGCTGCTGGCCGATGAATTCTCCGCCGGAGCGGAAGCCGCCGGCCACAAGGTCATCCGTTTCGACGCAGCCTCCAGCAGAATAGAACCGTGCCGTGCCTGCGACTACTGCCGCAGCCATGATACGGAGTGCATTCAGAAGGACGACATGGTCTACCTTCGGGACGACCTCCTCGAAGCGGATGCGATAGCATTCGTCACCCCGCTCTACTATTTCGGTATGTCGGCCCAACTGAAACGGGTTATCGACCGTTTCTATGCGTTGAACGACGCCCTCCGAACACCGAAACGAGCCCTCCTCCTCGCCACCTGCGGCGATACGGAGACATGGGTAGCCGATGCGCTGCAAGCCCATTACGAAGCCCTCTGCCGCTACCTGCGCTGGCAGGACTGCGGCCGTATAATCGCCATAGGCGCCTATACGCGCAGCGACATCGAAACGAGCGACTACCCCGTCCGGGCCCGCCGCCTCGGCGAATCGCTGGCCTGA
- a CDS encoding dihydrofolate reductase family protein yields the protein MEVIVSAAVSSDGYLDDCTPRRLVLSCAEDWAEVHRLRAWCDAILVGAETVRRDNPSLVIRDAGLRTWREWLGMKPDLTKVTVTAGGSLDAGARFFTEGPGAEKIVVTVPAVRRGLEERLPSGVRVVALEEITAGGILDALEGFGVRSLMVEGGARTIGMFLDAGVVDSLRLAVSPATVGDTRAPRFPEFGRLPFEGRAAKVVRRVGDMEVYEYAFRPASDGLTLTDRRRLLRAVELGERSEPCGTAYRVGCVVAVRDGREYEGYTHETDCRNHAEEEALAKAAADGADLLGACVYTSMEPCSVRASKPVSCTERIIRSGASRVVYAYAEPACFVRCEGTRLLREAGIDVLPVPAYAPLVRRTNAHIVHD from the coding sequence ATGGAGGTGATTGTATCGGCGGCGGTATCGAGTGACGGCTATTTGGACGATTGTACGCCCCGCCGGCTCGTACTGTCTTGCGCGGAGGATTGGGCCGAGGTACACCGGCTCAGAGCCTGGTGCGATGCCATTCTTGTAGGAGCGGAGACCGTGCGACGCGACAATCCGTCGCTGGTGATACGCGATGCCGGGTTGCGGACCTGGCGCGAATGGCTGGGCATGAAGCCCGACCTGACGAAGGTGACGGTGACGGCCGGCGGCAGCCTCGATGCCGGGGCGCGTTTCTTTACCGAGGGCCCCGGTGCCGAAAAGATAGTCGTTACGGTACCTGCCGTGCGAAGAGGGCTGGAGGAGCGTTTGCCCTCCGGCGTGCGTGTCGTCGCGCTGGAGGAGATAACTGCCGGCGGCATCTTGGATGCACTGGAGGGGTTCGGCGTGCGTTCGCTGATGGTGGAGGGCGGAGCCCGTACCATCGGCATGTTTCTCGATGCGGGAGTCGTGGATTCTCTGAGGCTCGCCGTGTCGCCTGCGACGGTGGGCGATACGCGTGCCCCGCGTTTTCCGGAATTCGGCCGTCTGCCGTTCGAAGGTCGTGCGGCGAAGGTCGTGCGGAGGGTGGGCGATATGGAGGTGTACGAATACGCTTTCCGTCCGGCCTCGGACGGGTTGACGCTGACCGACCGGCGCCGGTTGCTGCGTGCGGTGGAGTTGGGCGAACGCAGCGAACCGTGCGGTACGGCCTATCGGGTAGGGTGCGTGGTGGCCGTGCGCGACGGCCGGGAGTACGAGGGCTATACTCATGAGACGGATTGTCGGAACCATGCCGAAGAGGAGGCCCTGGCGAAGGCGGCGGCCGACGGTGCCGATTTGCTCGGCGCCTGTGTCTATACTTCGATGGAGCCCTGTTCGGTACGGGCGTCGAAGCCGGTGAGCTGCACCGAACGGATTATTCGGTCGGGGGCCTCCAGGGTGGTATATGCCTATGCCGAACCGGCCTGTTTCGTGCGGTGTGAGGGGACGCGCCTGCTGCGCGAGGCGGGCATCGATGTGCTGCCCGTTCCGGCGTATGCGCCGCTCGTCCGGAGGACGAACGCGCATATCGTGCACGATTGA
- a CDS encoding DUF4932 domain-containing protein has protein sequence MKKLFVVCICLLFAVENGHAQLRSRVDERFELTSIMFALAGAPEYCSIGIPSYLQDIIDELTPYQESEPINYVRVLNQRYLIGYNAVSGTAAMMEIVDGEVRLQPQYDVADVVKYDNRWTEELFTTYLEMVNRFYRESDFHAFFTAHRPLYDEVTAQMDALLDGTVPDWFRSFFGKPLAGDIEVYVSLTNGPSNYAIPGGILIGSGTGVGNGQPYIDGFNAPFLVIHELSHHYTNPLFLEWWPRIEPAANVIYPHIADMMRTIGYGDASSALCEWMNDLFVIMYMTETGSENIPMYTALEMNKGFFWMERSVDFMRNFYADRERYPHVGDFMPQLVAFINYIADNFDLVLAEYENRRPYITNVYPAVGSDISGFEEIVITFSEPMFPSWGFNGTGTDDPTVECLPFDKVTWSEDGMRVTLCLQQEELKEDTRYGVYLRPSFFGSIRKFGLNEKCTTLNFHTISQ, from the coding sequence ATGAAGAAACTGTTTGTTGTCTGCATCTGCCTGCTGTTCGCGGTAGAGAACGGCCATGCGCAGTTGCGCAGCCGGGTGGACGAGCGTTTTGAACTGACGAGTATCATGTTTGCCCTTGCCGGAGCTCCGGAGTACTGCAGCATCGGCATTCCCTCCTACCTGCAGGACATTATCGACGAGCTGACTCCCTATCAGGAGAGTGAGCCGATAAACTATGTCCGTGTACTCAATCAGCGTTACCTCATCGGATACAATGCCGTATCCGGCACGGCTGCCATGATGGAGATTGTGGATGGCGAAGTCCGACTCCAACCGCAGTACGATGTGGCCGACGTCGTGAAATACGACAACCGCTGGACCGAGGAGCTTTTCACGACCTATCTGGAGATGGTGAACCGTTTTTATCGGGAGAGCGACTTCCATGCGTTCTTTACCGCCCACCGACCCCTGTACGACGAAGTGACGGCGCAAATGGATGCATTGTTGGACGGTACGGTACCCGATTGGTTCCGGTCATTTTTCGGGAAGCCTCTGGCCGGCGATATCGAGGTGTATGTCAGCCTGACCAACGGGCCGAGCAACTATGCGATACCGGGAGGAATCCTGATAGGTTCAGGTACGGGTGTTGGCAACGGGCAACCGTATATCGATGGTTTTAACGCTCCTTTCCTTGTCATCCACGAGCTGAGTCACCATTACACGAATCCGCTGTTTCTGGAGTGGTGGCCCCGGATAGAACCGGCAGCGAACGTCATCTATCCCCACATCGCCGACATGATGAGAACAATCGGATACGGCGACGCCTCTTCTGCACTGTGCGAATGGATGAACGACCTGTTCGTCATCATGTATATGACGGAGACAGGTAGTGAGAACATCCCTATGTACACGGCGCTGGAGATGAATAAAGGGTTCTTCTGGATGGAGCGCAGCGTGGATTTCATGCGGAACTTCTATGCCGACAGGGAACGTTATCCGCATGTGGGGGACTTCATGCCGCAATTGGTCGCCTTTATCAATTACATAGCCGATAATTTCGATTTGGTATTGGCCGAGTACGAGAACAGGCGGCCCTATATCACGAACGTATATCCGGCGGTCGGTTCGGACATCTCCGGTTTCGAAGAAATCGTCATCACGTTTTCCGAGCCGATGTTTCCTTCCTGGGGATTCAACGGTACCGGTACGGATGACCCGACTGTCGAATGTTTGCCCTTCGATAAGGTTACTTGGTCAGAGGACGGTATGCGGGTCACCCTTTGTTTACAGCAGGAAGAGTTGAAGGAGGATACACGGTACGGAGTATATTTGAGACCGTCATTTTTCGGTTCCATCCGTAAATTCGGCTTGAATGAAAAGTGTACGACACTGAACTTTCATACGATATCGCAATAG
- a CDS encoding EamA family transporter — translation MWQYYAILSAVFAALTAIFAKVGVKDMDSDLATAIRTVVILCITWGIVLFGGKVGGMGAIGGRNWIFLILSGVATGLSWLFYFKALQLGDASKVAPIDKLSVVFTIVLSYLVLREPVSWRVLLGGCLIAAGSIVILSGK, via the coding sequence ATGTGGCAGTATTATGCTATCCTGTCGGCGGTATTCGCGGCGTTGACGGCTATTTTTGCCAAGGTAGGGGTGAAGGACATGGATTCCGACCTGGCTACCGCCATACGGACAGTGGTCATCCTGTGCATTACCTGGGGCATCGTCCTTTTCGGCGGTAAGGTCGGCGGAATGGGTGCCATAGGCGGCCGGAATTGGATATTCCTCATTCTGTCGGGAGTGGCTACCGGATTGTCGTGGCTCTTCTATTTCAAGGCCCTGCAGTTGGGCGATGCTTCGAAAGTGGCGCCGATAGACAAGTTGAGCGTCGTATTTACGATAGTGCTCTCCTATCTGGTGCTCCGGGAACCGGTCAGTTGGAGGGTGTTGCTCGGCGGTTGCCTGATTGCGGCCGGCTCTATTGTGATACTCTCCGGAAAGTGA